Proteins from a genomic interval of Brachybacterium vulturis:
- a CDS encoding DUF2304 domain-containing protein, producing MGEQELILGLGPTLVGNRTFIIQLLLVLGIVVIVAWLFIKRGAKQLAVRRLLIIAFAVFAVLTVLFPGMLSKVANLVGVGRGADLLLYATVLVLLGFLALQEARTKAAEKRTTYLARRLALDEATPPGSYRDSALGSPRE from the coding sequence ATGGGCGAGCAGGAGCTGATCCTCGGGCTGGGGCCCACCCTGGTCGGGAACCGCACCTTCATCATCCAGCTGCTGCTGGTGCTGGGGATCGTGGTGATCGTCGCCTGGCTGTTCATCAAGCGCGGCGCGAAGCAGCTCGCGGTGCGCCGCCTGCTGATCATCGCGTTCGCGGTGTTCGCCGTCCTCACGGTGCTGTTCCCCGGCATGCTGTCGAAGGTGGCGAACCTCGTCGGGGTCGGCCGTGGCGCCGATCTCCTGCTGTACGCCACGGTGCTGGTGCTGCTGGGGTTCCTCGCCCTGCAGGAGGCGCGCACCAAGGCCGCCGAGAAGCGCACGACCTACCTCGCGCGCCGCTTGGCCCTGGACGAGGCCACCCCGCCCGGGTCCTACCGAGACAGCGCCCTGGGATCGCCGCGGGAATGA
- a CDS encoding glycosyltransferase family 2 protein, whose product MSTSDAAPEEHGTPGSPGADTTWFVVPLFNEAEVIGDVIRDLRTRYPLVVCVDDGSLDGSGRIAAEAGAAVVRHPYNMGQGAALKTGIDYALRDPQMQQIVTFDSDGQHQVDDAAAMIEKLHAEGVDIVLGSRFLDTRTKPGLLKRIVLRGAVWYTNLTTGVKLTDAHNGLRVLSRGACEKMSIEQNRMAHASEIVEEIGRHKFTVAEHPVHILYTDYSRSKGQSALNSVNIVIDMLFR is encoded by the coding sequence TTGAGCACGTCCGACGCAGCGCCCGAGGAGCACGGCACCCCTGGCTCCCCAGGGGCCGACACCACCTGGTTCGTGGTTCCGCTGTTCAACGAGGCGGAGGTCATCGGCGACGTCATCCGTGATCTGCGCACCCGCTACCCGCTGGTCGTCTGCGTGGACGACGGCAGCCTGGACGGCTCCGGACGGATCGCCGCCGAGGCCGGCGCCGCAGTGGTGCGCCACCCCTACAACATGGGCCAGGGTGCCGCGCTGAAGACCGGCATCGATTACGCGCTGCGCGACCCCCAGATGCAACAGATCGTCACCTTCGACTCCGACGGACAGCATCAGGTCGACGACGCCGCCGCGATGATCGAGAAGCTGCATGCGGAGGGCGTGGATATCGTCCTCGGCTCCCGCTTCCTGGACACCCGCACCAAGCCCGGGCTGCTCAAGCGCATCGTGCTGCGCGGCGCCGTCTGGTACACGAACCTCACCACCGGGGTGAAGCTCACCGACGCGCACAACGGGCTGCGGGTGCTGAGCCGGGGGGCCTGCGAGAAGATGTCGATCGAGCAGAACCGGATGGCACATGCCTCCGAGATCGTCGAGGAGATCGGACGGCACAAGTTCACGGTGGCCGAGCACCCGGTGCACATCCTTTACACCGACTATTCGCGCTCCAAGGGTCAGTCGGCCCTGAACTCGGTGAACATCGTCATCGACATGCTCTTCCGCTGA
- a CDS encoding DUF6541 family protein: MSDALALPVSGAAVLVLLMAPGTAAVRVLRGSWLLALALAPSLGLALAGLASLLAGLLGVRWSLLPWTAAAALLVLGALGLRRLGARMPSTLLGGRLMPPRAVPLAPLWVACAAAIAIIPIMHAAGWRPDAVLERWDTLYHLSALQWVRESGSASPLTLGAISNSSRTASLYPSAFHALASLVPGVPVPVLLNGSVLVLSTVPWIMGIALLARAVLPQTPWAPAAGAVLAALIPGAPVNEWIHLSPIPNLVGFAALPGLLAAGVAMWTALLRTATVRTVLTASLAVGVGGLGLLMTHPNTAVMALLLLTVLTAPDALHRAGRHPMLTLIPVALLVPVAMLQFTPLGGMVTEFSGGLQVAWWTALGEVVLGLHTVWPMALGVVLALAWWPGVVLSWRNGPRWLVAAWALVTLLYLDAAVDSPLDLSVLFYRGQDRLTMPLAMLSCLLAIVGLRWWGRLLRAPSASVRQPAWTRFTALALALIAVLATLGSIPTRAENASRNLALDHPGRGRFLQADELAAWERAAPTMDMSEKVLASPFSGASHMWALHGQSVHFAVAGGSLGHRDELIMQAARDAPTEPTACAFLMRWGIGYVYQDRISYQYDARYAPLDADLTGIGPVVFSTPHSTLYEVRCDPGDGGTDYVP; encoded by the coding sequence ATGAGCGATGCGCTCGCACTGCCGGTGAGCGGCGCGGCCGTCCTGGTGCTGCTGATGGCACCGGGAACGGCTGCGGTGCGAGTCCTGCGGGGGTCCTGGCTGCTCGCGCTCGCGCTCGCGCCCTCGCTCGGGCTTGCGCTGGCCGGCCTCGCCTCGCTCCTCGCGGGACTGCTCGGGGTGCGATGGTCCCTGCTGCCGTGGACCGCCGCCGCGGCGCTGCTCGTGCTCGGCGCTCTCGGTCTGCGCCGCCTAGGAGCGCGGATGCCGTCGACACTGCTCGGCGGGCGGCTGATGCCGCCGCGGGCGGTCCCGCTCGCCCCGTTGTGGGTGGCGTGCGCGGCCGCGATCGCGATCATCCCGATCATGCATGCCGCAGGTTGGCGTCCTGATGCGGTGCTCGAACGCTGGGACACCCTGTACCACCTCTCGGCGCTGCAGTGGGTGCGCGAGAGCGGGTCGGCCTCTCCCCTCACGCTCGGGGCGATCTCCAACAGCTCGCGCACCGCGAGCCTCTACCCCTCGGCGTTCCACGCCCTCGCCTCCCTGGTGCCCGGCGTACCGGTTCCCGTCCTCCTCAACGGCTCCGTTCTTGTGCTGTCCACCGTCCCCTGGATCATGGGCATCGCGCTCCTCGCCCGTGCGGTGCTGCCGCAGACACCGTGGGCGCCAGCGGCGGGCGCCGTCCTCGCGGCACTGATCCCGGGAGCCCCGGTGAACGAGTGGATCCACCTCTCCCCGATTCCCAACCTCGTAGGCTTCGCCGCCCTTCCGGGTCTGCTCGCCGCCGGCGTCGCGATGTGGACCGCGCTGCTGCGCACCGCCACGGTCCGCACGGTCCTCACCGCTTCGCTGGCCGTGGGGGTCGGTGGCCTGGGTCTGCTGATGACCCATCCCAACACCGCGGTCATGGCGTTGCTCCTTCTCACGGTCCTCACCGCACCAGATGCCCTCCATCGAGCGGGACGGCATCCGATGCTCACGCTGATACCGGTGGCGCTCCTGGTCCCGGTGGCGATGCTGCAGTTCACGCCGCTCGGCGGGATGGTGACGGAGTTCAGCGGCGGTCTGCAGGTGGCGTGGTGGACCGCTCTCGGGGAGGTGGTGCTCGGCCTGCACACCGTATGGCCCATGGCGCTGGGCGTCGTCCTCGCGCTCGCATGGTGGCCAGGGGTGGTGCTGTCCTGGCGCAACGGCCCCCGGTGGCTGGTGGCGGCCTGGGCCCTGGTCACGCTGCTCTATCTCGACGCAGCAGTGGATTCGCCCCTGGACCTCTCCGTGCTGTTCTACCGCGGGCAGGACCGCCTGACGATGCCGCTGGCGATGCTCAGCTGCCTTCTTGCGATCGTCGGCCTGCGCTGGTGGGGTCGGCTCCTGCGCGCTCCGTCCGCGTCGGTGCGCCAACCCGCGTGGACGCGATTCACGGCGCTGGCCCTCGCGCTCATCGCAGTGCTCGCGACCCTCGGCAGCATCCCCACGCGCGCCGAGAATGCGAGCCGGAACCTCGCCCTTGACCATCCCGGACGCGGACGGTTCCTGCAGGCGGACGAGCTCGCCGCCTGGGAGCGTGCCGCACCGACGATGGACATGTCGGAGAAGGTGCTCGCCAGTCCCTTCTCCGGCGCATCCCACATGTGGGCCCTGCACGGGCAGTCGGTGCACTTCGCGGTCGCAGGCGGCAGCCTGGGTCATCGCGACGAGCTCATCATGCAGGCAGCTCGCGATGCGCCCACCGAGCCCACGGCATGTGCGTTCCTGATGCGCTGGGGCATCGGCTACGTCTATCAGGATCGGATCTCGTACCAGTACGACGCTCGCTACGCCCCGCTCGACGCCGATCTCACCGGCATCGGCCCGGTCGTGTTCTCCACCCCGCATTCGACCCTGTACGAGGTCCGGTGCGATCCGGGTGACGGTGGCACGGATTATGTCCCGTGA
- a CDS encoding nucleotide sugar dehydrogenase: protein MKTAVVALGKIGLPLAVKFADAGHEVVGVDVNPRQVELINAATEPFPGEAHLQEKLSALVPAGTLRATTDYAEAIPDADAVVIVVPLFVNDATWEPDFAWMDAATRSLAEHLTPGTLVSYETTLPVGTLRTRFVPMIEELSGLRESEDFFAVFSPERVLTGRVFEDLRKYPKLIGAISETGAQRAREFYESALTFDERPDLHTPNGVWDLGSPEASELAKLAETTYRDVNIALANEFALFAQDHGIDAYKVIEASNSQPYSHIHQPGIAVGGHCIPVYPRLYLSTDPHAETVRTARTLNASVPAKLVQRAADLLGSLQGVKAVVLGASYRAGVKETAFSGVFPVVEALSAHGAEVAVHDTFYDDEELAGFGWAPYHVGEAADLVIVQTNHPEYRDLGSSDVPGVKLLVDGRNITTAENWTGTPRLVLGDGSASTHQQAQEG from the coding sequence GTGAAGACTGCTGTTGTCGCGCTGGGGAAGATCGGGTTGCCGTTGGCGGTGAAGTTCGCCGATGCCGGTCACGAGGTGGTCGGGGTCGATGTGAATCCGCGCCAGGTGGAGCTGATCAATGCTGCGACCGAGCCGTTCCCCGGCGAAGCGCACCTGCAGGAGAAGCTCTCCGCACTGGTCCCGGCCGGGACGCTGCGGGCGACCACGGACTACGCCGAGGCGATCCCCGACGCGGACGCCGTGGTGATCGTGGTGCCGCTGTTCGTGAACGATGCGACCTGGGAGCCGGACTTCGCGTGGATGGACGCCGCGACGCGGTCGCTGGCCGAGCACCTCACCCCGGGCACCCTGGTCTCCTATGAGACCACCTTGCCGGTGGGGACCCTGCGCACGCGCTTCGTGCCGATGATCGAGGAGCTCTCGGGGTTGCGCGAGTCGGAGGACTTCTTCGCCGTGTTCTCGCCCGAGCGGGTGCTGACCGGGCGCGTGTTCGAGGACCTGCGGAAGTACCCCAAGCTGATCGGCGCGATCAGCGAGACCGGTGCGCAGCGGGCGCGGGAGTTCTACGAGTCCGCGCTGACCTTCGATGAGCGTCCGGACCTGCACACGCCCAACGGGGTGTGGGATCTCGGCTCCCCCGAGGCCAGTGAGCTGGCGAAGCTCGCCGAGACCACGTACCGGGATGTGAACATCGCCCTGGCGAACGAGTTCGCGCTGTTCGCGCAGGACCACGGCATCGACGCGTACAAGGTGATCGAGGCCAGCAACTCGCAGCCCTACTCCCACATCCACCAGCCCGGCATCGCGGTGGGTGGGCACTGCATCCCGGTCTATCCGCGGCTGTACCTGTCCACCGACCCGCACGCGGAGACGGTCCGCACCGCGAGGACGCTGAACGCCTCGGTCCCGGCGAAACTGGTCCAGCGGGCCGCGGACCTGCTCGGCTCGCTGCAGGGGGTGAAGGCCGTGGTGCTCGGGGCGTCCTACCGCGCCGGGGTGAAGGAGACCGCGTTCTCCGGCGTGTTCCCCGTCGTCGAGGCGCTGAGTGCGCACGGCGCGGAGGTCGCGGTCCACGACACGTTCTACGACGACGAGGAGCTGGCCGGCTTCGGCTGGGCCCCGTACCACGTGGGTGAGGCCGCGGATCTGGTGATCGTCCAGACCAACCACCCCGAGTACCGGGACCTGGGCAGCAGCGACGTGCCCGGCGTGAAGCTGCTCGTGGACGGTCGCAACATCACCACCGCCGAGAACTGGACCGGCACCCCCCGCCTCGTCCTCGGCGACGGCTCCGCCTCCACCCACCAGCAGGCGCAGGAGGGCTGA